In Sphaerospermopsis torques-reginae ITEP-024, the genomic window CTAGGTTATATAAAGGTGAAGATTTACGTTTAAGTTATGTGACTTGGCAAGAAACAGCAAATCCTTTTGTGGTAGTGGAATTATTATCTCCTGGAACAGAAGATGAAGATTTAGGTAACAAGCAAAGTCAAAAAGATAAACCGTCTACAAATAAACCTCCTACAAAATGGGAAGTTTATGAACGCATTTTGCGGATTCCTTATTATATTGTTTTTAGTCGTTATACCAATGAATTCCACGCATTTCATTTAGTGGGTGGTCATTATGAACCAATGAATTTAATTGATGGACTTTTACCAATGCCAGAGTTAGGTTTAAGTTTAGGATTATGGTCAGGTTCATTTCGTGGTATTTCTAAGTTGTGGTTAAGGTGGTTTACTCTTGATGGAGAATTAATTCCTGAACCTACAGAAGAAGCTGCTGTTGCTCAAGAAAGAGCTATTGTTGCTGAACAAGAAGCAACTCAAGCAAAAAGAACAGCGGAAATACTAGCAGAAAAATTGCGTCAGTTAGGTGTTAATCCTGATGAACTTGATGATTAAATCTTTTTGTCAGAATCAGGATGTCCAGGATTTTAGGATTTACAGGATTAAATTAGTATATTAGAGGATGTTTTAAAAGTCGCTGATGGTTTATCAAATATTTATAGATCCTTCTAAATCCCCATTGAAAAGGGGGACTTTGACTCTAGTTCCCCCCTTTTTAAGGGGAGTTAGGGGGGATCAGGGGGGTGCCTAAAATCACGATCCAAAACTTTTCAAACACCCTCTTAGACATCTCCAGAAATTAAATATGCGGTTTCCATAACCCTTGTAGAGACGTTGCATGCAACGTCTCTACATTCATTTTCGGAGAGGTCTATTGGTGTTATATTGGTGGTAGAATTGGGTAAACTTTCGGCTATTACACCTACCAACCTACCCAACCCTGGTTTATGTTTGGATATTGTCACCAACATCACTGGGACAGGTCTGGACTCTTCTATTGTACGCCCGATAAATTCCCATTTACCAGTTCTGACAGTTGAAGAGTGCTTGCGCCGGAAACTACCAACCGAAACCCGTTGTTGTTGTTCCTGTTGTCTGGGTTGTTGTTGTTACGATACGCAGAACGGCAATTTCTGGGGTTGTTGTTCCAAGAACCACCGCGCAGCATCCGGATGTGCCTGTTCCATCTTCACAGTCTTGTAGCTACAAGAGATGCGAATATCTTTTGACGTAACCGCCAGGTGTCTCCGTGTTCTAGATGGGCGTTCCAACTTTGCACAGAGCGATTAACGTCTTGAGCAGAAATTATACCATTTTGATAATGTTTTTGCAATTTTTTTAGTCTGCGTTTTCCGCGAATTAGGTTTTCTGATCTGAGCCTAATTCTATCTGGTAAAATGCGAAAGCCGAGAAAATTTGCACCGTGTCGAGTTTCAAAGATTTGGGTTTTTACAGGATGCAATTTTAAGCGTAGATTAGCTAAATATGATTCTATTGCTAATTTGGCTTCAGTTAAAACATTTTTATCATCGGCAAATAACGCAAAATCATCTACATAACGCACATATTTATTAATGTGTAATTCCTCTTGAATAAAATGGTCTAAACCGTTAAGATAAACATTAGAAAAAAACTGACTGGTGAGATTACCAATGGGTAAACCTATATGATATTGTAAAGGTGCAAGTAAATCATCACCAGGGAAATATTCAATGGCAGATATTTGGGGATTACTACTATTAATAATAGTGTCTATTAACCAAAGAGTATCTTGACATTTAATTTTCCGCCGGATTAATATTTTCAGAATATTGTGATCAATACTAGGAAAATATTTTTTAATATCACACTGCAAAATATAGCTACTAGAGCGAGCAAATTTAGTAAAGCGACGTAAAGCGCGATGAGTTCCAAACCCTACCCGGTTAGCATAGGAATCATTGATAAATGTTTTCTCAATAATTGGTACAATTACATTACACAAGGCATGATGAACTACTCTATCTCGATAGGGTGCAGCGGAAATGATCCGAGGTTTAGGTTCAAGAATGCTGAAAGTTTTATAAGCACCTGGTTGATAGGTTTTTGATGTTAACTCCGTTTGGATTTTTTCTAATTCTAATTCTAGGTTGTAATTAAATTCTAAAACATTTTCTCTGAACCGCTTACCTTTTTGCGCCTTACGTGATGCTAAGATTAAATTAGCAAAGTCTGTAATTTCGGGATAAAGATTACCATAACGTTTCATTTATGAATACCTAGCTTGTCGTTGTTGTTTGATCCAACCACCCAATTCATTACCAATTCCATTCAGCAATTGTCCCACATATTGATAGCGGCGTTCATCAAATAACTGAAAATCAAATAACAAGCGGGTTTGATGACGGATAATATCTAATTTAGCATTCAACAATTCTAACTGAGCTAGTTTTTGTTTAGCGTAACGTGCTAAAATTAAACCTTCCAGCAAATCATAAAGTCCAGAGACAATTCTATTACCCAAACCAAATTTATGCTTTTTGGGTAAACGGTCTAAAATTGGCACATACCACTTGATTAAATCGTAGGTTTTTTGGATAATTGGTAAATCTGACATTTTCTGTAAATGATGTTATTAATTGATAATTGACAATTGATAATTAGGGGTTGCTGAGAAAGTCTTTCCGTGAAGACAGGGAACTCTTAACAGGGAACAGGGAACAGTTTCAGCTATCTGTCATCCCCAAATTTTTGGGTTTGCGATCCCCAAAATGCACGGTTTTTCAGGTATACCCTTCAAAATTCTTGCACTTTTTTTCCTCTTTATCACTCTCAACCCTTTGATTTATCTAGGTTTTACATTTATTCAGCAAGCCCTAATTATTTCAGTCATTGTCAATTGTTCATTCTTAATTGTCCATTATTGAATACCCTAACCGTAGGGTTTTAGCACTGCTCAACCCCTACAAAATATACAAAATATATGTATTTTACACCAACTTGTAAACTAAGAAAATCCTGAAAATCCTCAAATCCTGGAAATCCTGATTCTGACAAAATCCCCAAAATTCTTAAATCCCAGTTTTGACACTTGACAAAATCCCATACCTCATCCATAATATAATTATCGTGCCAGATTTATAAAAAATAATTCGAGTCGCCAAAGGCGACATCGGGGAAGGGAAAAAGAAAAAGGGTAAAGTGCAAAAGCGCAAGAGGGTAAAGAACTAAAGATTCCTTGCGCCGGAAACTACCAACCGAAACCCGCCGTAGTCGTCCCTGTAGTCTGGGTAGTAGTAGGTACGATACGCAGAACGGCAATGTCTGGGGAGGCTGAGCCAAGAACCACCGCGCAGCACGCGATAATTACTAGTATCATCCTCATCATTATTTCTTTTTAGCCAAGCACTGCCATTATTGGGAGAGTCGCTATAATCTTCGTGCCAATCATCATAACACCATTCCCAAACATTACCGTGCATATCATACAACCCAAAGGCGTTAGCTGTAAAGCTACCTACCGGAGTTTTTTTTTGCCTCCATTCACTTTTAGGTTCTTCAGCATAGACAGTGGTAGAATGATAATTTGCTAACTCACCCGTGATTGTTCCCCCAAAGTGAAACGGTGTCGTCGTGCCAGCCCTGCAAGCGTATTCCCATTCAGCTTCACTCGGTAAACGATATTTTTTACGAGTGAGTCTAGAGAGCCTTTCACAGAACTCTACTGCATCATACCACGATATTGACTCAACTGGCAAATTATTTCCTTTAAATCTTGAAGGATCGGGGTTGAGGTCCCGTTTTGCTTTTGGACATTGTGTTACAACTGCTTTCCACTGCGCTTGAGTCACAGGATATATACCCATCCAAAAAGGTTGTACAGTTACCTGATGCTGGGGACTTTCACTATTATAGCGTCCTAGTTCGTCTTTTGGTGAACCCATCAGGAATGTACCACCAGGGATATACACCATGTCTAGGGTGACATTGTTGGATAGTTTTTCGGTGAAGTAATAATTTTGTTTGGTTTCTCGTTTGGTTTCCTCACCGCGACGGTTAACAGTGATGACAGGAAAATCAAAACTTTGTAACCGCACTTTCCCAAAATTAATTTCTGGACGTTTTAATTTAACTCCTGCAACATCAATATTTTCCCCAGTATTTAAATTTAATGCTAAATTTAATGCTTTCTGACTTGCTATTATTCCCGCTTCATCACCCCGTACAGCAGCACGATAACCTTGTGCTATTTTCAGTAAAGGTTCATACTCTGCTTTTAACGGTTCAGCTAAAGTTTCAATCACCGAAGACAACCGCACCAACTCAGCTTTATTATTATTAAAATAAGCCTGTTGTAATTTCTGCGCTAATGCTTTCGCTGCTTGACTACCTTTATCAACATAACTCAAAGCTGCCCATTCTTGAACTTGATATAATTCATCATTCTGATTTTGATTAGTAACTTGACGGTTAATATATGCAATGAGAAACTCTGAAAGTTCTTTTAATACCGCTTGACGATTTCTTATAGGAAGCTTTTTCAATAATTCATTTCTCACTTCCCGTTCCATTTCATATAACTCAAAATCTACCTGTTGACATAAATCTGATAATAATAAATCAGCAACAGCATACCAAGGAAGATCAGATTTTGGATTTGATGATTGAGAAAAGAACTTATACCATAAACTATACAATAAATCTGGCGTTAACAGCAAAGGAAAAGCAGCATAAGCAGCAAATTTTAAATGTGAGTTTCCTAGTAATTTCTCAAATACTGCTACTCTACCTTTTGCATCAAAACCATAATCCCATAAATCTTCATGATTGTCTTCATTATCTTGTTGTAGAGAAGTTTCATGAAACGTCTCTACATTTGATCTGAGAGAAGTTAGTTTATTACCCAATAACCATTTCACCATCTCTGGAAACTCGTTAGCATCGAAAGCAAACATGGGAACTAAAGAATTTATTTTCCCTATTTCTTCCGCAGTGGTATTTAACCAACGTTGACGCGGTAGAGGATTCAACCATGCTATTCTCTTTACCTTAGAAATGAGGTTTTCTAGAAAATCATAAGTTTCTTCCCATCTTTCTGCAACAGTGCGTCCACGCGCAGCACCAGCATCACTAACAATAATTACTAATGTATGATGTCGGGAAAATTTAGATAATACAGATGTTAAAAATTCACCTTGCCAACATTGCCGATCATGGTAAAGTTCATCCGTAGGACTATTATGAAAATAATAGACTTTAGCGGTCTTGTAAACTTGCTCTAATTGACGACAAAGTGGGTGAAATGGAGTCATTGAACCACCTTGATCAATTAATAGCACAACTTCCCGATATTTATTTTTTGGATAGTTAAAAATCGGTTTAACAAAAAATCCCCGTTTGCTAACATCTATCACTGTACCAAGAACATCAATTTTTTGAATATTACTGGATAATTTTCTGGTTAACTGTTGCTGACTTCTTTTTAATTGTTGTCTAATAACAGGAAAATAATTTTGTTGCTTGAGTTTAGTTTTTACAGCAGTAGCAACTTCTTCATTACTGCTAATTGCATCAGGATTAATTTGTTCTATATCTGCTTCTATCGGTGGTTTTAATTCTGGCTTCCCATCAGGTTGAGGTGTTTCTGGTGGTTGAATTTCATCTGTAAATTTAGCAGGTTGGGGGATTGTTTCTATGACTGGTTTAGGTTTGTCTTTTTCAATATCTTCTTGTTTAATTTCCCATATCCATTCTTGCCAACATTGATTAAATAAACTTTGTTGTTTGCGAGATTTTACCCAAACTGTTTGTAAAACCCGTTTAATTGCTGGGTTATCCTCATTTAATACTATGTCAACATTTTTAGATAAAGCGGTCAATGCCAAATCATACTGGTCTATAGTCAGGGGTAAACCAGCTTCTCGCAGTTGCAGAAATAGATTTAGCAGGGATGGGTTCTTCATAGTATCTCTATTTTACCATATTCTGGAAAATAAAAAGTAGAAAGTAAAAAGTAGGGTGCGTTAGCGACAGCGTAACGCACCAAAAACTTAATCATAGTGTGTTATGAATTTCATCCTCATACACCGACTATTGATAATGGTGCGTTGCGCTACGCGACAACACACCCTACAAACTGCAAACTGGGAACGAGAGTAATGAGAATAACGAGATTTAACCCAAAATATCATCCTGTAAATCCTTAAATCCTGGAAATCCTGATTCAGACATCTCCATATTCTTGCTTGTCCTTTTGGGTTTTTAACAACGTGCTACTGTAGGGAAGTGCATTTTTATTAAGTTCTGTGAGCAATGTTTTTAAGTTCTTTTCATCAATCTCTTTATTTTCATTTCTCACATGAAGATTTAAGACTTGAAACCAATCAATTAATTCACTCGTACTCACTTTTTTCTCGCTTTCTTCTTTATTATTGTTCATATCATCCCGCAAATTTGAAAATCTCTTAATTGCAGCATTTACCAATTCTTCAGGAGGTTGTGGAAATCTGCCATTAATAATATTGATTAAATCCTCTGGTTTGGGAAATTCCACATAATGATATAAACAACGTCGGAGAAAAGCGTTAGGTAATTCTTTTTCTTGGTTGGATGTGATAAAAATAATTGGTGGCTGATCTTTATTCGCTTTTAACCAACGTCGAGGACGTACATCTTTAATTTCATAACATTGGTCTTCTATCGCTAATAACAAATCATTCGGAAAATCGGTATCTGCTTTATCAATTTCATCAATTAAGACAATATTTCTAGCTTTGATATTATCATTTTCTCCATGTTCTAAAAAAGCATGACCTAATGAACCATACTCTAAATAATCATCAGGATGAGAAGGTTCTGATTGGTTATCTTTAACGTTGATTTGTGCTAATTGTGCAGCTTGTAATCTGCCAATATAATCATAGGTGTAAAAGCCATCTTGTGCTTTGCTGGTTGATTGAATATTCCACAGTCGAAAATGCCAATTTTCCTCGCTTCTCTGACTAAATTCATAAAAAACCGCCCTTGCAAGTTCACTTTTTCCACATCCTGGTTCACCCTCTAATAGCAATGGTCTGTTTAATTGAATGGCTAAATTTACCGCTTCTTTTAGTCCCTCGTCAGGATAGTAGGGATACAGTTTGCGGTTTACTTGTTCGTTCCATTCACCTCCAGAGGCAGGTTGTTTTTGTCCGGTGTATTCTAAGTCCACGGGTAATTACTCCATATTTTTAAAGTTGTGGGATCTCTGGGAATGTTCAATCTTTGATATAGTTCACAAAGCAATTGTTGAGCATTATTTTGACATTTATTAATTATTTCCTTTGCAATAGATTCTTGCATATCTGGTAGCTTCAGATTCATTAAATGAGATGAATGATAATCAGCTTTTGGTAATTCAATGATATTTTCATGAATATAACTGCCATTTTGTAATTGGTTTTGCAAATTTTTATCTGTAGCTAATAAGAACATTAACAAATGCCCAGGATTGTCAGGTGATCTTGCCTCATACATTGTTTTATAAAAGTTACATATTTTTTGAAAACTACTCAAGTCATAGCAATAATAATCAACATTAACAACAATAATAATATGTTCTTTTTTAAGTTTATCGTAAATTTTATGCTTGTGAAAATTACTTTTCCAATCGTTGATTGTTTTTTCTACTGGTGTATGAGTATTTTGACTAAATTCATTTAACGTTATCACAGAACATTTATTAATTTTGGTTTCATCAAAACAAGTTTTAATTGCTTTCTCTAATCGGTGCAACATCCAACTGCGACCATATAAACAATCATTGGAAATTAAAAACACTCGACCCTCACTAACATTGTTAGCTAGTGTATCAATTTGTGGTTCATGATTAAATAATTTTAGCTGTTCTTCTAACTCAGTAGCAGAGTCAGATTTACTAACACCAGATTCAGACTTATCAGCAATATCATTTGGATCTAAATGTAATACTTGACAAAAAGCTTTAAATGCAACTTCTGGTATGGGGTTGCCGTTATAAAACTTTTGCCAATTTGCATAATTAATGCCTTTAACATTAATCTCTTGAGCATAAACTTCTTGAACTGTACATTCTTTAATTTGTTTTCTTTTGAGAGTATTAATAAAATTGTTAATTTGGGTATATGAACTGTTACCTGTTGAGGATTGAGGATAAATTTCTTTTTTTAAACTATTTAATTCTTCAAGAGTCAGAGTAGTTTCTTCGGTGATATCATTCTTCTTTAAAATTTTTTGTGCATACCATTTAAATGCAATTTTATTAGCTTCAGATATAGCTTTACTATCCTCTGTTGTAGAAAAATCTGTTCCCCTCCCAATTTTTGTCTCAATTTTAACTTTCCCTCCCTTAGAAGCCTGTAACTTTTTCTCCATCTCTCAAAACCTTTAACTTTTTTTCCATCTCTCATTTAAATTCCATCATGATCTGATCATGTTCTGATCATGATCAGATTTTTACATATCTTGGCGCAACTTCTTTAATGAAGTTGTTGATTGGGAGGATACCCTCATGAATGACGACAACTTCAAAAATAAACTGCGTAATGGATTATACAGCCAGCAACAGATTGTTTTCTATATCTGGTCTGGTGCTGTAGTGATTCATGTTGTTATGATCTGCTTTGGTATAGCATTGTTATTTCAAGGAAAAATTCACGACGGGTCCTTAACAACTGTCGCTGGTGTTCTGTCTCAGATGTCTGTTGGTGGTTTTGCTAAGTACAATTTATCTCGGTTGGAAAAGCAAATTAAGGGCTTGATGTAGCTTAAAATACATAAAATTAGGGGTTTAGCACTGCTGAACCCCTACCAACCAACACCTAGATCCCCGACTTCTGACATTAATTGATCATTTATTGACAAGCTGACAATCGGGAATCTTAAATACTTCTGACATCAAACACAAAATCTGCTATATAAAACCTAGACAAAGCTAGACTTTACTTTCTACTTCAACGGGAGCATGGGAGCGGTTATCCCTCTGTAGACTTTCACGCTGTAGCCCAACGCGATTGTGTTCCAATTAAGTTTCTGAAAAAGACTACCACCATCATTGCTTGGTTTTCGCGTCGGCAATAGTCTCAATTCAATACTTGATATCACCGTATTATATATCAAGTAGTTGATTTTTTCCGGAAAATATATTGATTTTTGTCAATATAAGTATAGTTTTGTCTATGAAATTGTCAACTTAGGACAAGCTCGCAATTGAGGAGATTTATCTATTGACTTCCATCCGAAAACCTGATATGCTGGATTTTGATAAGGAAGAACCATCACAAAATATTTAAACAAGATAATTAAATATTATTTGTCAGAATCAGGATGTCCAGGATTTGAGGATTTACAGGATTAAATAAAGAAGTTGTGTTTTTAAGCTATCTATTAATCTATTTATGACTTTATCCCCTCCCCTAACTTCTCAATCAGATCCACCCCTTCCCCCTTGGGAGAGTCTACCCACGATGTATGATTTACCTAGTGAGAACCCAGAGGAACCCGGTTTGCCAGACGATTTTCATTTTTTACAACCGTTACTTTTATATCTAACTTTTCAACCTATAAACTGGCTTCCAGAACTTGTTTATAGTGCTGCTGACCTGAATCTTTATTATGATTTAGAGCATCCTTTATGGTATAAACGGCCAGATTGGTTTGGTGTAGTTGGTGTTTCTAGGTTATATAAAGGTGAAGATTTACGTTTAAGTTATGTGACTTGGCAAGAAACAGCAAATCCTTTTGTGGTAGTGGAATTATTATCTCCTGGAACAGAAGATGAAGATTTAGGTAACAAGCAAAGTCAAAAAGATAAACCGTCTACAAATAAACCTCCTACAAAATGGGAAGTTTATGAACGTATTTTGCGGATTCCTTATTATATTGTTTTTAGTCGTTATACCAATGAACTCCACGCATTTCATTTAGTGGGTGGTCATTATGAACCAATGAATTTAATTGATGGACTTTTACCAATGCCAGAGTTAGGTTTAAGTTTAGGATTATGGTCAGGTTCATTTCGTGGTATTTCTAAGTTGTGGTTAAGGTGGTTTACTCTTGATGGAGAATTAATTCCTGAACCTACAGAAGAAGCTACTGTTGCTGCGGAAGAAGCTGCTAATGCTAAAGAAGAAGCTGCTGCTGCAAAAGAAAGAGCTATTGTTGCTGAACAAGAAGCAACTCAAGCAAAAAGAAAAGCGGAAATACTAGCCCAAAGGTTGCGTCAATTAGGCGTTAATCCTGATGAACTTGATGATTAACGTCAGTAAATAATTAATTAAATATTATTTGTCAGAATCAGGATGTCCAGGATTTTAGGATTTACAGGATTAAATCAGGATGGAAAAATTGATTAATTAATCTGTCACCTGTCACCTGTCACCTGTCACCTGTCACCTAATATTAAGAACCTTGATCCATAATCATATTCTGCACAATTGAAGCTGTAGCAGGTGCGAGTAAAACACCGTTGCGATAATGACCAGTGGCTAAAATCACATTACTATAATTAGCTAATTTCTCAATCACGGGTGCTGGTCTACCTTCAGGACGGGGACGCAAACCGGACCAAGTGCGGAGAATTTTCGCCTCGGATAAATCTGGACAAAAGGCGATCGCTTGTTGTTTGACAGATTCTAACAATTCTTTTTTAGCTAAAATCTCATCTTCATCATTGGGAAATTCTACCGTAGCACCCACCCAATAGTCACCATTACCCATAGGTACAAGATGAACATCATTGCCAGTAATCACTGGTTGAAAGTCAGGATTGCCTAACACCCGTCCTAAACTTAAATATAAAGCTTGTCCTAAAACTGGGCGAATATTTACCTTATGATTTAATTGTCTAGTCAGTAAAGTTGAACCTAAGCCAGCAGTCACAATAAACCAATCTGCCTCAACTTTACCTTCTGAAGTTTCCATAAATTTAAGTTTTTCAGTAACATGGGGTGTGATCTGAACTATGTCAGTAGAAGGTGCTTGATGATTGCGTACAGCCACACCAAATTTAAATTTTACCCCATTGCGTTGCGCTGCATCTACCAAAGCTAAGGTTAAAGCCGTGGGGTTGAGTTGCAGGTCTTGGGGAGAATAAACAGCACCAATCACAGTAGGATTATTAACTTGTGGACAGAATTTTTCTAGTTTTTCCTTGTCCCACACAGCTAACTGCCATCCTTGAGATTTACGAATTTCCCGTAATTGTTCCCATTCTGTCATCACTTCCACACCACTTTCTAAAGGGTGTTCTGGGTCTTCTGAGAGTAACATGACAAGACCTTGACGGTTACAAGGAATTTTCCGCCCTGTGATAGCTTCCAGTTCAGGAATTAAAGTTTGATAACGTTTAATACTTTCCTCCCGGATCTGCCAAGCTTTACCCTTGGTTTTATGGCTAATAATGCCCATTAAAACACCCAAAGCCGCAGCAGTAGAACCTTGTGCTGGTTGGTTTTTCTCAAAAACAGTGATATTTAAACCTTTAACTTGGCTCAGTTGATAGGCGATCGCCGCCCCAACTACACCACAACCGATAATTACTATATTCATAATCTTTGTAAACAGTGAGGGGTGAAGAGTTAAGACTATCCTCTTCACCCTATCACTTCATTAACCTAGCGTTTTGTGACTCAAGACTCAGAGTTATTTAGTTGTCAGTGATCAGTTATCTGGTTAAAGCTGGTAATAGGTAATTGGTAATAGGTAATTGGTAATACAATTTTGGATTTTGGATTTTGGATTTTGGATTTTGGATTTTGGATTATATTTCATGAACTCCAATCTAAAATCTAAAATCTAAAATCTTGTCCCAGTTCCCAGTCACCAGTCCCCAGTCCCCAGTCACCTTACTCTGGAATCAGTTGTAGGAACTTGTCAACATCTGCAAAGGCATCTTTGTAAGCACTTAAAGCTTGACTGGTATTACCCCCACTAGCAGCTTGGTCAATTTTTACCAAGTGACTTAATAAATCCTTTGTTATCTGTCTGCCTTTGGGTTGGTCTTGGGGTAATAGGTTCGGGATAACATAGGTCATATTTAACCTAGCTTCCGTCATTGGTCCATGAATAAAATTACCCACCTTGATCCATTCACCGCTTTGAATCAGGGTTTGCAGTTCTTGTGAGCGATCGCGCACCACCTGAATATCAGGCACATATTCCTGAATTTTCACCAGTTGAGTCGGTGTGTAAGTTGGAGGTGCAGTAGCAACACTAGGACTGCCACAGCTGATCAGGAATGTAGTCAAGAGTACAAGAATCAGTGACAAAATAGAGCGTTGACGCACCATAAACGGAAATTAATTTGCTATTTGTTTACCAATTTACAGTGTCATTTTAGATCGCTACTGTAATTTTTCGTTCTTACCAGTGAAAGTTTTGTCAAAAATTCTCTCACTTCATCGGGAGGAAATTCTTGCCCACCCAGTCAAAAGGCTTAGTTTCTGGTAATTAGGGTCATTTTTTAAGTATAATTACTCCAGTACAGCCGTAGACAAGGCAGTTAGGACATGAACTAAAACTAAAACTTAGATACTGAAAGGCATTTAGCACTGTCACCTGTCACCTGTCACCTGTCACCTGTCACCTATTCTAAATGTGAGGAAATCTTCATTCACAGTTGCAAAACTTCCAATCTTCTTGATAAGCTGAAACACTAATAAGACAAACCTTCTGGCGGTTTTTCTGTTTTCACATCCCCCACAGACCGATGCGATATTAGGAGAGTTTTAACGTGAATGCAGCTGAACAGGCAACAAACCTTGAACTAGCCAGCAAGATTGCTACAGTAGTAAACTTGTTTAAATTAGAGTTTCCTGATGCCAAAAGCGATCTTAAACCTTGGCATAATGACCAAGAAACCAGGGAACTCGTAGATCCTGATTCCATCGACATCGGTTTTCACTTTCCGGGAATCAGCAAATCTTGGCGCTGTCGTAGCGTTTTATTTCAAATCCGTTTTTATCAAGATCCTATCAATAAATCTCGGCGAGCTATTGGTATTGAAGTATCAGGATTTGATCATCGTGGGCAAGCATGGCGACTGTCAACGGTAGATCAATGGAGTTTTGTTGGTGAGTCTTTACCTTCTCCTGTTATTGGTGACAAACTCAAACAAATTTGCCGACAAATATTAGAAGTCTTTAACATAAATTCTGATTTATAAGGAGTCAGGAGTCAGGAGTCAGGAGGTAGCAGAAAGATAAATCTTCCCTGTTTTTAATTTTGACTT contains:
- a CDS encoding Uma2 family endonuclease produces the protein MTLSPYLTSQSDPPLPPGENLPTMYDLPSENPEEKGLPDEFHFLQPLLLYLTFQPINWLPELVYSAADLNLYYDLEHPLWYKRPDWFGVVGVSRLYKGEDLRLSYVTWQETANPFVVVELLSPGTEDEDLGNKQSQKDKPSTNKPPTKWEVYERILRIPYYIVFSRYTNEFHAFHLVGGHYEPMNLIDGLLPMPELGLSLGLWSGSFRGISKLWLRWFTLDGELIPEPTEEAAVAQERAIVAEQEATQAKRTAEILAEKLRQLGVNPDELDD
- a CDS encoding SUMF1/EgtB/PvdO family nonheme iron enzyme, encoding MLRGGSWNNNPRNCRSAYRNNNNPDNRNNNNGFRLVVSGASTLQLSELVNGNLSGVQ
- a CDS encoding RNA-directed DNA polymerase gives rise to the protein MKRYGNLYPEITDFANLILASRKAQKGKRFRENVLEFNYNLELELEKIQTELTSKTYQPGAYKTFSILEPKPRIISAAPYRDRVVHHALCNVIVPIIEKTFINDSYANRVGFGTHRALRRFTKFARSSSYILQCDIKKYFPSIDHNILKILIRRKIKCQDTLWLIDTIINSSNPQISAIEYFPGDDLLAPLQYHIGLPIGNLTSQFFSNVYLNGLDHFIQEELHINKYVRYVDDFALFADDKNVLTEAKLAIESYLANLRLKLHPVKTQIFETRHGANFLGFRILPDRIRLRSENLIRGKRRLKKLQKHYQNGIISAQDVNRSVQSWNAHLEHGDTWRLRQKIFASLVATRL
- the avd gene encoding diversity-generating retroelement protein Avd — translated: MSDLPIIQKTYDLIKWYVPILDRLPKKHKFGLGNRIVSGLYDLLEGLILARYAKQKLAQLELLNAKLDIIRHQTRLLFDFQLFDERRYQYVGQLLNGIGNELGGWIKQQRQARYS
- a CDS encoding SUMF1/EgtB/PvdO family nonheme iron enzyme, whose translation is MKNPSLLNLFLQLREAGLPLTIDQYDLALTALSKNVDIVLNEDNPAIKRVLQTVWVKSRKQQSLFNQCWQEWIWEIKQEDIEKDKPKPVIETIPQPAKFTDEIQPPETPQPDGKPELKPPIEADIEQINPDAISSNEEVATAVKTKLKQQNYFPVIRQQLKRSQQQLTRKLSSNIQKIDVLGTVIDVSKRGFFVKPIFNYPKNKYREVVLLIDQGGSMTPFHPLCRQLEQVYKTAKVYYFHNSPTDELYHDRQCWQGEFLTSVLSKFSRHHTLVIIVSDAGAARGRTVAERWEETYDFLENLISKVKRIAWLNPLPRQRWLNTTAEEIGKINSLVPMFAFDANEFPEMVKWLLGNKLTSLRSNVETFHETSLQQDNEDNHEDLWDYGFDAKGRVAVFEKLLGNSHLKFAAYAAFPLLLTPDLLYSLWYKFFSQSSNPKSDLPWYAVADLLLSDLCQQVDFELYEMEREVRNELLKKLPIRNRQAVLKELSEFLIAYINRQVTNQNQNDELYQVQEWAALSYVDKGSQAAKALAQKLQQAYFNNNKAELVRLSSVIETLAEPLKAEYEPLLKIAQGYRAAVRGDEAGIIASQKALNLALNLNTGENIDVAGVKLKRPEINFGKVRLQSFDFPVITVNRRGEETKRETKQNYYFTEKLSNNVTLDMVYIPGGTFLMGSPKDELGRYNSESPQHQVTVQPFWMGIYPVTQAQWKAVVTQCPKAKRDLNPDPSRFKGNNLPVESISWYDAVEFCERLSRLTRKKYRLPSEAEWEYACRAGTTTPFHFGGTITGELANYHSTTVYAEEPKSEWRQKKTPVGSFTANAFGLYDMHGNVWEWCYDDWHEDYSDSPNNGSAWLKRNNDEDDTSNYRVLRGGSWLSLPRHCRSAYRTYYYPDYRDDYGGFRLVVSGARNL
- a CDS encoding AAA family ATPase yields the protein MDLEYTGQKQPASGGEWNEQVNRKLYPYYPDEGLKEAVNLAIQLNRPLLLEGEPGCGKSELARAVFYEFSQRSEENWHFRLWNIQSTSKAQDGFYTYDYIGRLQAAQLAQINVKDNQSEPSHPDDYLEYGSLGHAFLEHGENDNIKARNIVLIDEIDKADTDFPNDLLLAIEDQCYEIKDVRPRRWLKANKDQPPIIFITSNQEKELPNAFLRRCLYHYVEFPKPEDLINIINGRFPQPPEELVNAAIKRFSNLRDDMNNNKEESEKKVSTSELIDWFQVLNLHVRNENKEIDEKNLKTLLTELNKNALPYSSTLLKTQKDKQEYGDV
- a CDS encoding TRADD-N-associated membrane domain-containing protein encodes the protein MNDDNFKNKLRNGLYSQQQIVFYIWSGAVVIHVVMICFGIALLFQGKIHDGSLTTVAGVLSQMSVGGFAKYNLSRLEKQIKGLM
- a CDS encoding Uma2 family endonuclease, producing MTLSPPLTSQSDPPLPPWESLPTMYDLPSENPEEPGLPDDFHFLQPLLLYLTFQPINWLPELVYSAADLNLYYDLEHPLWYKRPDWFGVVGVSRLYKGEDLRLSYVTWQETANPFVVVELLSPGTEDEDLGNKQSQKDKPSTNKPPTKWEVYERILRIPYYIVFSRYTNELHAFHLVGGHYEPMNLIDGLLPMPELGLSLGLWSGSFRGISKLWLRWFTLDGELIPEPTEEATVAAEEAANAKEEAAAAKERAIVAEQEATQAKRKAEILAQRLRQLGVNPDELDD